A part of Fusarium oxysporum Fo47 chromosome III, complete sequence genomic DNA contains:
- a CDS encoding yeats family-domain-containing protein — protein sequence MAPQNQLGKRVKLTQVRRPFIVGSTAKPFSDTNPRPAGVPDTHTHSWQVFVKGLDDTDITYWLRRVQFKLHESIPNYVRMVEGEPGKPFVVEETGWGEFDITIKLYYVNDSGEKPQTLYHYLRLHPYGRNEEEKQAMIASNGEIRAWSYEEQLFNEPYEVFYNLLTQGAVPKGWKPSGGKGKGKTRAPPPFPTDSNEVWEHSAMIPAHNRPGQPFSLETEAAEIRKLADAQTQAEDMAKRILAELKAKEELLAKLKGENQAAAAAAKS from the exons ATGGCGCCCCAAAATCAACTTGGGAAGCGTGTTAAGCTCACGCAAGTCCGTCGGCCTTTTATCGTTGGGAGCACAGCGAAGCCTTTCTCCGACACGAACCCGCGACCAGCAGGTGTCCCTGACACTCATACGCATTCATGGCAGGTTTTCGTCAAAGGTCTCGACGATACCGATATTACCTACTGGCTGCGTCGGGTTCAGTTCAAACTTCATGAGTCTATCCCTAATTATGTACGAA TGGTTGAAGGCGAACCCGGAAAACCCTTTGTAGTCGAAGAGACAGGCTGGGGTGAGTTTGACATAACGATCAAACTCTACTATGTCAACGACTCGGGGGAAAAGCCCCAGACACTATACCATTATCTCCGTTTACATCCCTACGGCCGgaacgaagaagagaagcaagctATGATCGCTTCGAATGGCGAGATCCGCGCATGGAGCTACGAAGAACAGCTCTTCAACGAACCCTACGAAGTCTTCTATAACCTCCTCACCCAAGGCGCCGTACCTAAGGGATGGAAGCCGAGCGGtggcaagggcaaagggAAGACGCGCGCGCCGCCGCCTTTCCCCACTGACAGCAACGAGGTTTGGGAGCATTCGGCGATGATACCAGCGCACAACCGACCAGGCCAGCCTTTCAGTCTAGAAACGGAGGCGGCCGAGATACGCAAGCTAGCAGATGCGCAGACACAAGCTGAGGATATGGCCAAAAGGATACTTGCTGAGctcaaagccaaagaagaactaCTTGCGAAATTAAAGGGCGAGAatcaggctgctgctgccgcaGCCAAGTCATAG
- a CDS encoding inositol-pentakisphosphate 2-kinase-domain-containing protein has product MSTPSLSDGQLTPTDTDPDLCFSSSEDDHVWPTPQDVVEMSIMLNGSAVPLSWTRESLKRLPMGTRPIKMVGEGAANVVFELGIPEGNMWANDFKGWLLRVAKAPASGQPARFNYLKQQEFYAKQITPFLKTHAIQQRLVVLRHTNIIPQLNAFLRSIDHQRKEKFRGSFISESNWGLLVEDMRVSEPKNSILIEFKPKWLNQSPSAPQGAIRCRQCAMELFNFLRDPSPSRHRPEQKPCPLTLANPDAPADISSPFRFAPKLAAQANNPMVRELLAKTADHQVIRDLRWLQNLSDTRGPLRAEKGDPMFSLAMTVRDCTCFVQMNLGHDVPPEQRLRVRLGDFDLKDTDIKFKRWTSAEKDLIDSGCYTADWIMCNGQYYHPPTKCLLEWTRRRDRFVKIIGIKDKDPYLHPLPNKTAHFPTEAMTKQALVYWMTTHPIKLTGLLEPGRKDKPKVEVCPFRNEPPNLMKWLSARP; this is encoded by the exons ATGTCAACTCCATCTCTGTCCGATGGACAGCTCACGCCGACTGATACCGATCCCGACCTTTGtttctcttcatcagagGATGACCATGTTTGGCCAACTCCTCAAGATGTTGTCGAAATGTCTATTATGCTCAATGGCAGCGCTGTCCCCCTTTCCTGGACTCGGGAAAGTCTCAAAAGACTCCCAATGGGAACTCGCCCAATAAAGATGGTTGGTGAGGGTGCTGCTAATGTCGTATTCGAATTGGGCATTCCAGAAGGGAACATGTGGGCAAATGATTTCAAAG GTTGGCTTCTTCGTGTTGCCAAAGCTCCTGCGAGTGGTCAGCCAGCCAGGTTCAACTACCTAAAACAGCAAGAATTCTACGCAAAGCAAATCACTCCATTTCTCAAGACACATGCCATCCAGCAACGGCTCGTGGTACTTCGTCATACCAATATTATTCCTCAGCTCAACGCCTTCCTTCGGTCAATAGATCATCAGCGCAAAGAAAAATTCAGGGGATCATTCATCTCGGAGTCTAACTGGGGCCTTCTGGTGGAAGATATGCGAGTATCTG AACCCAAAAACAGCATCCTCATTGAGTTCAAGCCAAAGTGGTTGAATCAATCTCCAAGTGCTCCCCAAGGGGCCATACGATGTCGGCAATGCGCCATGGAACTATTCAATTTTCTGCGGGATCCGAGTCCTTCAAGACATAGGCCAGAGCAAAAGCCATGTCCCCTTACACTCGCAAACCCCGATGCTCCCGCCGATATCAGTTCGCCATTCCGTTTCGCCCCTAAACTTGCTGCACAGGCCAACAATCCTATGGTTCGAGAACTCCTTGCAAAGACTGCCGATCATCAAGTTATTCGTGATCTTCGGTGGCTTCAGAATCTTTCTGACACCAGGGGACCTCTGCGTGCTGAGAAGGGTGATCCAATGTTTAGCTTGGCCATGACAGTTCGCGATTGCACATGTTTCGTCCAGATGAATTTGGGTCATGATGTGCCTCCCGAACAACGGCTTCGCGTAAGACTTGGTGACTTCGATCTCAAGGATACCGACATAAAGTTCAAACGATGGACGTCAGCCGAGAAAGATCTTATCGATTCCGGGTGCTACACCGCTGACTGGATCATGTGTAACGGGCAATACTACCACCCTCCTACCAAATGCCTTCTTGAGTGGACCCGTCGGCGGGATCGGTTTGTAAAGATTATCGGTATCAAGGACAAAGATCCTTACCTTCACCCACTCCCCAATAAAACAGCACATTTCCCTACGGAAGCCATGACCAAGCAAGCCCTGGTCTACTGGATGACAACACATCCTATCAAGCTCACGGGACTGCTGGAGCCAGGCAGGAAGGATAAGCCAAAGGTTGAAGTGTGCCCATTTCGGAATGAGCCTCC GAATCTCATGAAATGGTTGTCTGCAAGGCCATAG
- a CDS encoding SYF2 splicing factor-domain-containing protein — MAPSPTGKKDEAQQMNVDNMSKAQDRLARFKALQARAKTSSEKNLKEATLESQRLATDPSQITALHRKHAIASHKLLKADVEEAGGDFERKRAWDWTVDESEKWDKRLKKKTTRRDNNAFADHTQEANKIYKRQLKNIDMNMEQYEKDKKALIEKAAASGGLDIVETEDGELIAVDKDGSFYSTADSTTFAENKPDKAAVDRLVADLQRAEEQRLKKRKERMAQNGDDGDVTYINEKNKQFNQKLSRFYNKYTAEIRDSFERGTMI, encoded by the coding sequence ATGGCTCCCTCTCCTACTGGAAAGAAGGACGAGGCGCAACAGATGAACGTTGACAATATGTCCAAAGCCCAAGATCGCCTGGCTCGGTTCAAGGCCCTTCAAGCGCGAGCAAAGACTTCATCGGAGAAAAACCTGAAAGAGGCGACACTCGAATCGCAAAGGCTAGCCACAGATCCCAGCCAAATTACCGCCCTACATCGGAAACATGCGATCGCATCTCACAAACTACTCAAGGCAGACGTGGAGGAAGCGGGTGGAGATTTCGAGCGAAAGCGCGCATGGGACTGGACCGTCGATGAGAGCGAGAAGTGGGATAAAcgcctcaagaagaagacgactCGTCGCGACAACAACGCTTTTGCCGACCATACACAAGAAGCGAACAAGATATATAAGCGAcagctcaagaacatcgaTATGAATATGGAACAATAcgagaaagacaagaaggCCCTCATTGAGAAGGCAGCGGCATCGGGCGGACTAGACATTGTTGAGACCGAGGATGGCGAGCTCATTGCGGTGGATAAGGATGGCTCCTTCTACTCTACCGCCGATTCTACGACTTTTGCTGAAAATAAGCCAGACAAGGCAGCAGTTGACCGCTTGGTGGCAGACCTGCAGAGAGcagaagaacaaagactgaagaagagaaaggagaggATGGCACAGAATGGGGACGATGGCGATGTGACATACATCAATGAAAAGAATAAGCAGTTCAACCAGAAGCTCTCGCGGTTCTACAACAAGTATACCGCAGAGATCAGGGATAGCTTTGAACGAGGAACAATGATTTGA